GATGGCGCGCGGGTTCCTGCTCGGCGCCACCGCGGGCCGCACCACGCTGACGGGCGAAGGGCTGCAACACGCCGACGGCCACTCGCTGCTGCTGGCCGCCACGAACCCGGCGGTGGTCTCCTACGACCCGGCGTTCGCCTACGAGATCGCCTACATCGTGGAAAGCGGACTGGCGCGCATGTTCGGGCAGAACCCGGAGAACGTGTTCTTCTACATCACCGTCTACAACGAGCCCTACGTCCAGCCGCCCGAGCCGGAGAACTTCGATCCCGAGGGCGTGCTGCGTGGTATCTACCGGTACCGCGCGGCCACCGAGCAACGCTCCAGCAAGGCGCAGATCCTGGCCTCGGGGGTGTCGATGCCCGACGCGCTGCGGGCGGCCGAGCTGCTGGCCGCCGAGTGGGACGTGGCCGCCGACGTGTGGTCGGTGACCAGTTGGAGTGAGCTGAACCGCGACGGGGTGTCCGTCGAGAAGCAACGGCTGCGCAATCCCGGCCAGCCGGCGGGCGAGGCGTACGTCACCAAGGCGCTCGCCGATACCGCCGGCCCGGTGGTGGCGGTGTCGGACTGGATGCGTGCGGTCCCCGAGCAGATCCGCCCCTGGGTGCCGGGCACCTACGTGACGCTGGGCACCGACGGGTTCGGCTTCTCTGACACCCGCCCCGCGGCACGGCGCTACTTCAACACCGACGCCGAGTCGACCGTCGTCGCGGTGCTGGAGGCGCTGGCCCGCGACGGGGAAATCGACCCTTCGGTGTCGGTGGCGGCGGCCCGTCAGTACCAGATCGACAACGTGCAGGCGGCAGCGAAGCAGGATGCCGACGCCGGCACGGCGACATAGCGGACATAACGGTCATAACGGACATAACGGACATAACGGACATAACGGACATAGCGGACATAGCGGACATAGCGCGAGCGCTGAATAAGACGACACTAAGAACCCGTCACGCGCTTTGGCGGGAAGTGCCAGAAAACAGGCGTAGCTTTTAGGGGTGAGCGACAACCAGTTTTCACCCCAGTTTTCACCATTGGCGCGGCTTGCGTCGTCGAGGTCGCCGCTCGAACTGCTGGACACCGTGCCCGATTCGCTGTTGCGACGGTTGAAACAGTATTCGGGCCGGCTGGCCACCGAGGCGGTTTCGGCGATGCAGGAGCGGCTGCCGTTCTTCGCCGATCTGGAGGCGTCCCAGCGGGCCAGCGTCGCGCTGGTGGTGCAGACGGCCGTGGTCAACTTCGTCGAGTGGATGCAGGACCCGCACAGCGACGTGAGCTATACCGCACAGGCATTCGAATTGGTGCCCCAGGACCTGACCCGACGAATCGCGTTGCGTCACACCGTCGACATGGTGCGGGTCACCATGGAGTTCTTCGAAGAAGTGGTGCCGCTGCTGGCCCGCTCCGAGGAGCAGTTGACCGCGCTGACCGTGGGCATCCTGAAGTACAGCCGGGACCTGGCCTTCACCGCCGCCTCCGCCTACGCCGACGCCGCCGAGGCGCGCGGCACCTGGGACAGCCGGATGGAAGCCAGCGTGGTCGACGCGGTGGTACGCGGCGACACCGGCCCGGAGCTGCTGTCCCGGGCGGCCGCACTGAACTGGGACACCACCGCGCCGGCAACGGTGGTGGTGGGCGCCCCGGCGCCGGGGCGCGACGGCTCGAATAACGAGGACGGCAGCAAGCGCGCCAGCCAGGACGTCCGCGACATCGCCGCCCGCCACGGCCGCGCAGCGCTCACCGACGTGCACGGCACCTGGCTGGTGGCCATTGTGTCCGGCCACTTGTCGCCCACCGATAAATTCCTCAAGGACCTGCTGGAGGCGTTCTCCGCCGGGCCGGTGGTCATCGGGCCGACCGCTCCCATGCTCACCGCGGCCTATCACAGTGCGAGCGAGGCGATTTCGGGAATGAACGCGGTCGCCGGCTGGCGCGGCGCGCCGCGGCCGGTGCTGGCACGTGAATTGCTGCCGGAACGCGCCCTGATGGGTGACGCCTCGGCGATCGTGGCGTTGCATACCGACGTGATGCGGCCACTGGCCGACGCCGGCCCGACGCTCATCGAGACGCTGGACGCGTATCTGGATTGTGGCGGCGCGATTGAGGCGTGTGCCAGGAAGTTGTTCGTTCATCCAAACACCATCCGGTACCGGCTCAAGCGGATCACCGATTTCACCGGGCGTGATCCCACCCAGCCCCGCGATGCCTATGTCCTGCGGGTGGCCGCGACGGTGGGTCAGCTGAACTATCCGGCACCGCACTCCGGCGTGGCCAACAATGCCATGGCAGCGGTTCCGCTCCCGCTCAGGCGGGGTGCAGAAGGGGCCTGAGAAGCCGCCGGCGGCCGAATCAGGACATATAGTGATTCAGGGCACAGGTCGCGGCTCGATCTCAAACATGTAGCTTACGCGGCTGTTTTGTAGGGTCTCCACAAAAACCTAAGACGAGGTTCATAATCTGTTACACGGCGCAAAACCGTTTCCACAGTGTTCTCTTAGACACGTGATTGCGTTGCTTGCGCCCGGACAGGGCTCCCAGACCGAGGGAATGCTGTCGCCGTGGCTGGAATTGCCAGGCGCGGCGGACCGGATCGCCTCGTGGTCGCAGGCCAGCGGCCTGGACCTGGCCCGCCTGGGCACCACCGCGTCGACCGAGGAGATCACCGACACGGCGATCGCTCAGCCGTTGATCGTTGCGGCCACCTTGCTGGCTTACCAGGAGCTGACACAGAGGGGTCTGCTGGTGGGCCAGGAGTTCGTCGTGGCCGGCCACTCGGTCGGCGAGATCGCGGCCTACGCCATCGCCGGGGTGATGGCCGCCGACGACGCCGTCGCACTGGCCGCGACCCGCGGCGCCGAGATGGCCAAGGCGTGCGCCGCCGAGCCGACCGGGATGTCCGCGGTGCTCGGTGGCGACGAGGCCGAGGTGCTGAGTCGCCTCGAGCAGCTCGACCTGGTACCGGCCAACCGCAACGCCGCCGGCCAGATCGTCGCCGCCGGCCGGCTGACCGCCCTGGAAAAGCTGACCGAGGACCCGCCGGCCAAGGCCCGGGTGCGTGCGCTCGGCGTCGCCGGAGCGTTTCACACCCAGTTCATGGCCCCCGCCCTGGAGGCCTACGCGGCCGCAGCGGCCGGCATCGCGACCGCCGAGCCCACCACCACGCTGTTGTCCAACCGCGACGGAAAGCCGGTCACTTCCGCGGACGCGGCGATGGAGGCCCTCGTCTCCCAGCTCACCCAGCCGGTGCGCTGGGACCTGTGCACCACTTATCTGCGTGACCACGCAGAGAGCCCAGTCACGGCGATCGTGGAGTTCCCCCCCGCGGGCACGCTCACCGGCATCGCCAAACGCGAACTTCGGGGGGTTGCGACGCGCGCCGTCAAGTCACCCGCAGATCTGGACGAGTTGGCAAACCTGTAACCGCAGGATTCGTCCAGAACCAAATAAAAGTACGTCAAACCGATTTGCCCACAACATATTACGAAGGGAAGCTAACTGTGGCCGTCAGTCAGGAAGAAATCATCGCCGGTATCGCCGAGATCATCGAAGAGGTCACCGGTATCGAGCCCTCCGAGGTCACCCCGGAGAAGTCGTTCGTCGACGACCTGGACATCGACTCGCTGTCGATGGTGGAGATCGCCGTGCAGACCGAGGACAAGTACGGTGTGAAGATCCCCGACGAGGACCTGGCCGGTCTGCGTACCGTCGGTGACGTCGTCGCCTACATCCAGAAGCTCGAGGAAGAGAACCCCGAGGCTGCCGAGGCGCTGCGCGCCAAGCTCGAGTCGGAGAACCCCGAGGCTGTTGCCAACGTCAAGGCGAGGCTGGAAGCAGAGAGCAAGTGACCAAGCCTTCCACTGCTAATGGCGGTTACCGCGGCGCTCCTTTCAAGGACGTCGTGGTGACCGCCGTCACAGCGACGACGTCGATCTCGCCGGACATCGAGAGCACGTGGAAGGGTCTGTTGGCCGGCGAGAGCGGCATTCGCGTCCTTGAAGACGAATTCGTCACCAAGTGGGACCTACCGGTCAAGATCGGTGGCCACCTCAAGGACCCGGTCGACAACCACATGGGCCGCCTCGACATGCGGCGCATGTCGTACGTCCAGCGGATGGCCAAGCTGCTCAGCGGACACCTCTGGGAGTCCGCGGGCAGCCCGCAGGTCGATCCAGACCGGTTCACCGTCGTGGTCGGAACCGGCCTCGGTGGAGCCGAGCGGGTGATCGAGAGCTATGACCTGATGAACGAGGGCGGGCCCCGCAAGGTGTCGCCGCTCGCGGTTCAGATGATCATGCCCAACGGCGCCGCCGCGGTCGTGGGTCTGCAGCTCGGCGCCCGCGCCGGCGTGATGACCCCGGTCTCGGCCTGTTCGTCGGGCTCGGAGGCCATTGCCCACGCGTGGCGTCAGATCGTCATGGGCGACGCCGACGTCGCCGTCTGCGGCGGTGTCGAGGGTCCCATCGAGGCACTGCCCATCGCGGCGTTCTCGATGATGCGGGCCATGTCGACCCGCAACGACCAGCCCGAGCGTGCCTCGCGGCCGTTCGACAAGGACCGGGACGGTTTCGTGTTCGGCGAGGCCGGTGCGCTGATGCTGCTCGAGACCGAGGAGCACGCCAAGGCTCGCGGCGCCAAGCCGCTGGCTCGGTTGATGGGTGCCGGTATCACCTCGGACGCCTTCCACATGGTGGCGCCCGCGGCGGACGGCATTCGTGCCGGCCGGGCGATGACCCGGTCGCTGGAGCTGGCGGGCTTGTCCCCCAAGGACATCGACCACGTCAACGCGCACGGCACGGCGACACCGATCGGCGACGCGGCCGAGGCCAACGCCATCCGGGTCGCCGGTTGTGAGCAGGCCGCGGTGTACGCGCCGAAATCGGCCTTAGGTCACTCCATTGGCGCAGTCGGGGCGCTGGAGGCGGTACTTACCGTGCTGACACTGCGGGACGGTGTCATCCCGCCCACCCTCAACTACGAGACCCCTGATCCTGAAATCGACCTTGATGTTGTCGCGGGCGAACCTCGCTACGGCGAATTCCGCTATGCCATCAACAACTCGTTCGGTTTCGGCGGTCATAACGTGGCGCTCGCCTTCGGGCGCTACTGAGCACGGCGTCTGGCGACGATGCGGGCCGCAAACGGCCCGAGGAACCGCCGGACAAATACGAAAGGAACGTTCGTAACACTCATGACAGAGCTGGTTACCGGGAAAACGCTCCCGAACGTAGTGGTCACCGGCGTCGCCATGACAACCGCATTGGCAACGGACGCGGAGACCACGTGGAAGTTGTTGCTGGACGGGCAGAGCGGTATCCGGACCCTTGACGACCCGTTCGTCGAGGAGTTCGACCTTCCTGTTCGTATCGGCGGGCACCTGCTGGAGGAATTCGACCATGAGCTGACGCGGGTCGAGCTGCGTCGGACGGCGTACCTGCAGCGGATGTCCACCGTCATCGGACGCCGGGTGTGGGAGAACGCCGGATCACCCGATGTGGACACCAACCGGTTGGCGGTGTCCATCGGCACCGGATTGGGCTCGGCCGAAGAGCTCGTCTTCGGGTACGACGAAATGCGCGTGCGCGGATTCCGAGCGATCTCCCCGCTGGCCGTGCAAAAGTACATGCCCAACGGTGCCGCGGCTGCGGTGGGGCTGGAACGCCATGCCAAGGCCGGCGTCATGACGCCGGTATCGGCGTGTGCGTCCGGTTCGGAAGGCATCGCCCGAGCGTGGCAGCAGATCGTGCTCGGTGAAGCCGACATGGCAATCTGCGGTGGCGTGGAAACAAGGATCGAGGCCGTGCCTATCGCCGGGTTCGCCAATATGCGCATTGTGATGTCCACCAAAAACGACGACCCTGCCGGTGCCTGTCGCCCATTCGACAAAGACCGCGACGGCTTCGTGTTCGGCGAAGCCGGTGCGCTGATGGTGATCGAGACCGAAGAGCATGCCAAAGCCCGCGGTGCCAACATCCTGGCCCGGATCATGGGGGCCAGCATTACTTCGGACGGCTTCCACATGGTGGCACCGGATCCCAACGGGCAACGCGCCGGACACGCGATCACGCGGGCGGTTCAGCTCGCGGGACTGACTCCCCGTGATATCGATCACGTCAACGCCCACGCCACCGGCACTCAGGTGGGTGACGTTGCCGAGGGCCGGGCCATCAACAATGCCTTGGGCAGCAACAAGCCCGCGGTGTATGCCCCGAAATCTGCCCTCGGCCACTCAGTGGGTGCGGTTGGCGCGGTGGAATCGATCCTGACCGTGCTCGCGTTGCGGGACCAGGTCGTTCCCCCGACACTGAACCTGGAAAACCTCGATCCAGAGATCGACTTGGACGTGGTGGCGGGTAAGCCGCGGCCGGGCAACTACCGGTATGCGATCAACAACTCGTTCGGATTCGGCGGCCACAACGTGGCCATCGCTTTCGGGCGGTACTGAACCCCAAGCCACCCCCGGAGCAACAGGAGACCTGCGATGACGATCATGGCCCCCGAGGCGGTCGGCGAGTCGCTCGACCCCCGCGATCCGCTGCTGCGACTGAGCACCTTCTTCGACGACGGCAGCGTGGAGCTGCTGCACGAGCGTGACCGCTCTGGCGTACTGGCCGCTTCGGGCACCGTGAACGGCGTGCGCACCATCGCGTTCTGCACCGACGGCACCGTGATGGGTGGCGCCATGGGCACCGAAGGCTGCGCACACATCGTCAACGCCTACGACACCGCCATCGAGGAGCAGAGCCCGATCGTGGGCATCTGGCACTCCGGTGGCGCCCGGTTGGCCGAAGGGGTGCGGGCGCTGCACGCGGTCGGCACGGTGTTCGAGGCCATGATCCGCGCGTCGGGCTACATACCGCAGATCTCGGTGGTCGTCGGTTTCGCCGCCGGCGGCGCCGCTTACGGTCCGGCATTGACCGACGTCATCGTGATGGCACCGGAAAGCCGGGTGTTCGTCACCGGGCCCGACGTGGTGCGCAGCGTCACCGGTGAGGACGTGGACATGGCCTCCCTCGGCGGTCCGGAGACCCACCACAAGAAGTCCGGGGTGTGCCACATCGTCGCCGACGACGAGCTCGACGCCTACGAGCGGGGCCGCCGGCTAGTCGGATTGTTCTGCCAACAAGGTCATTTCGACCGGACCAAGGCCGAGGCCGGCGACACCGATATCCACGCGCTGCTGCCCGAATCTCCTCGGCGGGCCTATGACGTGCGTCCAATCGTGACCGCAATCCTCGACGGCGAAACGCCGTTCGACGAGTTCCAGGCCAATTGGGCGCCGTCGATGGTGGTCGGGTTGGGCCGGCTGTCCGGGCGCACGGTCGGGGTGCTGGCCAACAATCCGCTGCGACTGGGCGGCTGCCTGAACTCCGAAAGCGCCGAGAAGGCAGCACGTTTCGTGCGGCTCTGCGATGCGTTCGGGATTCCGCTGGTCGTGGTGGTCGATGTGCCCGGCTATCTGCCGGGTGTCGACCAGGAGTGGGGCGGCGTGGTACGTCGCGGCGCAAAGCTGCTGCACGCGTTCGGCGAGTGCACCGTTCCGCGTGTCACCCTGGTCACCCGAAAGACCTACGGCGGTGCCTACATTGCGATGAACTCTCGCTCGCTGAATGCCACCAAGGTGTTCGCCTGGCCGGACGCCGAAGTCGCGGTGATGGGTGCCAAGGCGGCCGTCGGCATCCTGCACAAGAAGAAGCTGGCCGCGGCGGCCGAGCACGAACGCGAAGCGCTGCACGACGAACTGGCGGCCGAGCACGAGCGGATTGCCGGCGGCGTGGACAGTGCCATCGACATCGGCGTGGTCGACGAGAAAATCGACCCGGCGCACACCCGCAGCAAGCTCACCGAGGCGCTGGCCCAGGCACCGGCACGGCGCGGGCGACACAAGAACATTCCGCTGTAGTTCCTGAGCGCGAGCAGTCGCAGAATCGCATGCGCGCGACCCGCGCACTGCGATTCTGCGACTGCTCGCAGCGATTGTCCCCAGCGTGACTGGCCCAGGCCAGCCACTCCTCGCATGCTGTCCCGGTGCACCTTGGAGCGCTAGCGCTGTTGGAAAAGGCCGGCGGGTTCGCCACCACCGCCCAACTGCTGACGGTCATGACCCGACAACAGCTCGACGTCCAGGTCAAGAACGGTGGCCTCGTTCGCGTGTGGTACGGGGTCTACTCAGCCCGGACGCCAGATCTACTGGGGCGCTTGGCCGCACTTGACGTCTTCATGGGACAACGGGCCGTGGCTTGCCTGGGCACTGCGGCCACGCTATACGGGTTCGACACGGAGAACACCACAGCGATTCATGTGCTCGACCCCGGCGTACGGATGCGGCCCACTGTCGGTTTGATGGTTCACCAGCGCACCGGCGCCCGGCTGCAGCGGGTGTCAGGCCGTCCGGCAACCGCCCCGGCGTGGACGGCCGTCGAGGTCGCACGACAGCTGCGCCGTCCCCGAGCTTTGGCCACTCTTGACGCCGCACTGCGATCAATGCGGTGCACTCGCTCCGAGATTGAAAGTGCCGTTATCGAGCAGCGAGGTCGCCGGGGAGTCGTCGCGGTGCGCGAACTGTTGCCACTTGCCGACCCCCGAGCGGAATCGGCTATGGAGAGCGAAGTTAGGCTCGTCATCATCGACCACCGGTTGCCGCTCCCGGAACTGCAATATCCGATCTACGGCCGCGGCGGCGAGCTGTGGCGACTCGACTTCGCTTGGCCTGACAGGCGTCTGGCGGCCGAGTACGAAAGTGTTGAGTGGCATGCCGGGCGCAACGAGATGCTGCGTGACAAATCAAGGTGGGCCAAGATCCAGGAACTCGGGTGGACGATTATCCCGATTGTCGCCAGCGACGTGAGACAGGAGCCCCACCGCCTCGCCCAGCGAATCGCGAGCCACCTGGACCGCACGCGCATGGCTATCTAACGCTGGCGAGCAGTCGCAGAATCGCACGCCAAAGGCCGGCGGAACGCGATTGTATGTCTGCTCGTCAGCGGCATAGGATCCTCGACAGTGCTTGGCGCAGAATGCCAATGGGGTCGTCCGGAAGCTCCCTGCACCGCAAGCCGACAATATCGTCCGGGCGTACCAACAGCGCTCCTTCCGGCGCGAGACCGGTCACCGCGAACCACGCCTCGTCGCGGAGGCATCGCGTCGCGATCGGCACACCGAGGGCCTGCGACGCCGCAGCCGTAGCACCGCGCCAGCGCTCGTCGCCGGTGAGCAGGGTGAATCCGGGGCCGAGCAGATCCAGGGTCGAAGTGCGCTGTCCGCCTTGCGTTATCCACAGATGCGGTACCCGGGTGCCGGGTTGCCCACATAATTCGTCCACCTGCTGCACCTCGTCCGGGTCCATCGCCGGCTGGTCCGTCACTACCGCCGCCGAGTGATACCGATAACCGATCAGCAACTGGAACATCGAGCACTCTTCGCCGGCGGGCAACCGGGGTCGGTCCTCGTTCAACTCGAGCATGGTGACGGTCGGGCCGGTGAGCGACTGGCGGGCCGCGAATCGGCCGACCGGGTGACGCTCGGCGTGATAGGTGGCCAACAGCCCCGGACCGGCGGTCTCCTGCAGGACGGCAGCCAGCTTCCAGGCCAGATTGTGTGCGCTCTGGATTGCGCAGTTGGCTCCCCCGACCTTGAACGGCGGCATCGTGTGCGCCGAATCGCCGACCAGAATTGCACGACCACAACAGAACTGGTCGGCCACCTGTTCGTAAGGTTGCCACGACGCGACTTCGATAATCTGCGCGTCGAGAGGTTCACCGATGGCCATGGCCAGTAGATCACGGCAATGCTGCAGCGTAAACTGTTGTGCCGTTTCACCTTTGGCGGGAAATTAGGTGGTGGTGAACATGCCGATGTCGTCGGTGACCGCCAAGAATATTCCCGGTGCTTCCGGGTTGGTGACCTGCACCGCGTCCCCGTCGTTCAGGTCTGAGACGAAATGCCGCCACGGCGCCCGGAAGTAGATGAAGACGACATAGATCGGCAGCGCCCCGTAACCGGATGTGGTAATCGAGAGCGCCTTGCGGAACGGGCTGTGCACGCCGTCGGCGGCGATCAGGTAGTCGGCACGTACCGTCTCGCGCTTTCCCGATTTCCGGTCGGCGATGGTCGCGGTGACGCCGGCCTCGTCCATGTCGAACGAGACGAACTTCGTCCCGTAGCGAACTTCGCCGCCATGGGCGCGGGTCGCACCCAACAAGATCGGTTCAGATTTGCTCTGTGGGCAATACTGCGCGGCCGGTTCGGGGCTCAGCGTGTCCAGGCCCGCGAAGAGTGCGTCGATGTCCATTGCCGGTCGCTCTTCGGCGCTGTTGAGCGTCGGCTTCACCACCATGGTCGAAACATGCTCGGCAGCCGCGTGCACCCGGTCGCCCACTCCGACGCCGCGCAGGATCTCCACACTGCGGAAGCTGAGATTGCGGGCCTTGGGATAGCTGAAGACTTCGTCGCGCTTGTCGACGAGCAGCGAAGCAACACCGTGTTGGGCCAGTAGCGCCGGCGCCGGTATATCGCCGCCTTGCCGACCCGGGCGCGGGACGCGATGTCGTCCATGCTCACTTGGTCGTAGCCGGCTTCGGCCACACCCGCCAGCGTCGCCTCGAGGATGACCGCGTCCAACGACCGGTCGAGACGCCCGGGACTGCGCCGCGGGCGCGACGCTCGCTTCAGCGGGTCGTTGCCCGCACGCTCAACTGCCATGGCATGTGAACCATTCTGCCGACACTACTCAGTTCCGCTAACCGGGTGCGGCCCCCGCGAGGAACTCCTCGGCGACGGCGACAACCCGCTCACGATCGCGGGGCACCAGGCCGATTCGGGTTCGGCGATCCAGGATGTCGTCGACATCCAGTGCACCCTCATGGGTCACTGCGTACTCGAACTCGGCCCGGGTTACGTCGATGCCGTCGGCGACCGGTTCGGTGGGACGCTCGCAGGTGGCGGTGGTGATGACATTGGCTGCTTCGGCGCCGTAACGCGCCACCAATGACTGGGGCAAGCCGGCCGCCGGTCCCTGCGGGCAAGGCCCGGGGTTCGCCGGCGCACCGATCAACGGCAGGTTGCGAGTCCGGCAATCACCGGCGCGCAACTGCCGCAGGCTGATCGCGCGGTTCAGCACATCCTCGGCCATATACCGGTATTCGGTCAGCTTGCCGCCGACCACGCTGATCACCCCCGACGGGGACTCGATGACCACGTGGTCGCGGGAAACGTCAGCGGTACGGCCCTCGCCGGTGTCGATCAGTGGCCGGAGCCCGGCATAGGCACCGATGACATCGGTGGTCTGCAGTTTGGTCGTCAGTGCGGTGTTGACTGTGTCCAGCAGGAACATGATTTCTTCCGAAGATGGTTCTGGCACATCCGGAATCGGTCCGGGAGCATCTTCGTCGGTCAACCCCAGGTAA
The nucleotide sequence above comes from Mycobacterium pseudokansasii. Encoded proteins:
- a CDS encoding PucR family transcriptional regulator — protein: MSDNQFSPQFSPLARLASSRSPLELLDTVPDSLLRRLKQYSGRLATEAVSAMQERLPFFADLEASQRASVALVVQTAVVNFVEWMQDPHSDVSYTAQAFELVPQDLTRRIALRHTVDMVRVTMEFFEEVVPLLARSEEQLTALTVGILKYSRDLAFTAASAYADAAEARGTWDSRMEASVVDAVVRGDTGPELLSRAAALNWDTTAPATVVVGAPAPGRDGSNNEDGSKRASQDVRDIAARHGRAALTDVHGTWLVAIVSGHLSPTDKFLKDLLEAFSAGPVVIGPTAPMLTAAYHSASEAISGMNAVAGWRGAPRPVLARELLPERALMGDASAIVALHTDVMRPLADAGPTLIETLDAYLDCGGAIEACARKLFVHPNTIRYRLKRITDFTGRDPTQPRDAYVLRVAATVGQLNYPAPHSGVANNAMAAVPLPLRRGAEGA
- a CDS encoding ACP S-malonyltransferase, with amino-acid sequence MIALLAPGQGSQTEGMLSPWLELPGAADRIASWSQASGLDLARLGTTASTEEITDTAIAQPLIVAATLLAYQELTQRGLLVGQEFVVAGHSVGEIAAYAIAGVMAADDAVALAATRGAEMAKACAAEPTGMSAVLGGDEAEVLSRLEQLDLVPANRNAAGQIVAAGRLTALEKLTEDPPAKARVRALGVAGAFHTQFMAPALEAYAAAAAGIATAEPTTTLLSNRDGKPVTSADAAMEALVSQLTQPVRWDLCTTYLRDHAESPVTAIVEFPPAGTLTGIAKRELRGVATRAVKSPADLDELANL
- the acpM gene encoding meromycolate extension acyl carrier protein AcpM, whose amino-acid sequence is MAVSQEEIIAGIAEIIEEVTGIEPSEVTPEKSFVDDLDIDSLSMVEIAVQTEDKYGVKIPDEDLAGLRTVGDVVAYIQKLEEENPEAAEALRAKLESENPEAVANVKARLEAESK
- the kasA gene encoding 3-oxoacyl-ACP synthase KasA, whose product is MTKPSTANGGYRGAPFKDVVVTAVTATTSISPDIESTWKGLLAGESGIRVLEDEFVTKWDLPVKIGGHLKDPVDNHMGRLDMRRMSYVQRMAKLLSGHLWESAGSPQVDPDRFTVVVGTGLGGAERVIESYDLMNEGGPRKVSPLAVQMIMPNGAAAVVGLQLGARAGVMTPVSACSSGSEAIAHAWRQIVMGDADVAVCGGVEGPIEALPIAAFSMMRAMSTRNDQPERASRPFDKDRDGFVFGEAGALMLLETEEHAKARGAKPLARLMGAGITSDAFHMVAPAADGIRAGRAMTRSLELAGLSPKDIDHVNAHGTATPIGDAAEANAIRVAGCEQAAVYAPKSALGHSIGAVGALEAVLTVLTLRDGVIPPTLNYETPDPEIDLDVVAGEPRYGEFRYAINNSFGFGGHNVALAFGRY
- the kasB gene encoding 3-oxoacyl-ACP synthase KasB — translated: MTELVTGKTLPNVVVTGVAMTTALATDAETTWKLLLDGQSGIRTLDDPFVEEFDLPVRIGGHLLEEFDHELTRVELRRTAYLQRMSTVIGRRVWENAGSPDVDTNRLAVSIGTGLGSAEELVFGYDEMRVRGFRAISPLAVQKYMPNGAAAAVGLERHAKAGVMTPVSACASGSEGIARAWQQIVLGEADMAICGGVETRIEAVPIAGFANMRIVMSTKNDDPAGACRPFDKDRDGFVFGEAGALMVIETEEHAKARGANILARIMGASITSDGFHMVAPDPNGQRAGHAITRAVQLAGLTPRDIDHVNAHATGTQVGDVAEGRAINNALGSNKPAVYAPKSALGHSVGAVGAVESILTVLALRDQVVPPTLNLENLDPEIDLDVVAGKPRPGNYRYAINNSFGFGGHNVAIAFGRY
- a CDS encoding acyl-CoA carboxylase subunit beta, with the translated sequence MTIMAPEAVGESLDPRDPLLRLSTFFDDGSVELLHERDRSGVLAASGTVNGVRTIAFCTDGTVMGGAMGTEGCAHIVNAYDTAIEEQSPIVGIWHSGGARLAEGVRALHAVGTVFEAMIRASGYIPQISVVVGFAAGGAAYGPALTDVIVMAPESRVFVTGPDVVRSVTGEDVDMASLGGPETHHKKSGVCHIVADDELDAYERGRRLVGLFCQQGHFDRTKAEAGDTDIHALLPESPRRAYDVRPIVTAILDGETPFDEFQANWAPSMVVGLGRLSGRTVGVLANNPLRLGGCLNSESAEKAARFVRLCDAFGIPLVVVVDVPGYLPGVDQEWGGVVRRGAKLLHAFGECTVPRVTLVTRKTYGGAYIAMNSRSLNATKVFAWPDAEVAVMGAKAAVGILHKKKLAAAAEHEREALHDELAAEHERIAGGVDSAIDIGVVDEKIDPAHTRSKLTEALAQAPARRGRHKNIPL